One stretch of Aeromicrobium fastidiosum DNA includes these proteins:
- a CDS encoding ABC transporter substrate-binding protein produces the protein MAAASALVLAACGGSSSDSEGGSDDATAAAPAAKGDGTLTIGSLLPQTGSRAFLGPPEFAGVDLAIKDINAAGGVLGKDVVGVKADSGDTDSGIAPAETDKLLKAKSDVIIGAASSGVSKTVVDKIMSAGVIEYSPANTSTDFDNGDFSKPDLYFRTAPSDILQGAVLANLLVEDGRQNVAILARQDAYGETLAKEISKNLEAAGSTVAANVLYSEKTGPGDSQITEIADSKPDAIVLVAFEETTTIVPKLIQAGAGPQDVPTYFVDGNTANYGEGDAATLPDGTLKGTKGTIPGAEATSDFKERLATVNPDLKDYSYSAESYDAVITSALAAIVADSDAGEAIAKELPGVTEGGEKCDSFEKCAALLKDDPKTDIDYDGVSGPIELGKTGSPTAASIGIYEYDGKNKISPVKYIAGNI, from the coding sequence GTGGCAGCTGCCAGCGCGCTCGTGCTCGCAGCCTGTGGTGGCAGCAGCAGTGACAGCGAGGGTGGCTCGGACGACGCAACGGCCGCCGCTCCCGCCGCCAAGGGCGATGGCACCCTGACCATCGGTTCGCTCCTCCCGCAGACCGGCAGCCGGGCCTTCCTCGGCCCGCCGGAGTTCGCAGGCGTCGACCTCGCGATCAAGGACATCAACGCCGCTGGCGGCGTGCTCGGCAAGGACGTCGTGGGCGTCAAGGCCGACTCCGGCGACACCGACTCGGGCATCGCCCCGGCCGAGACCGACAAGCTGCTCAAGGCCAAGTCCGACGTCATCATCGGTGCCGCGTCGTCGGGCGTCTCGAAGACCGTCGTCGACAAGATCATGTCGGCTGGCGTCATCGAGTACTCGCCGGCCAACACGTCGACCGACTTCGACAACGGCGACTTCTCCAAGCCCGACCTGTACTTCCGCACCGCGCCGTCCGACATCCTCCAGGGTGCCGTGCTGGCCAACCTCCTCGTCGAGGACGGCCGCCAGAACGTGGCCATCCTGGCGCGTCAGGATGCCTACGGCGAGACGCTGGCCAAGGAGATCTCCAAGAACCTTGAGGCCGCCGGCTCGACCGTCGCCGCCAACGTCCTCTACAGCGAGAAGACCGGCCCCGGTGACAGCCAGATCACCGAGATCGCCGACTCCAAGCCGGATGCCATCGTGCTCGTCGCGTTCGAGGAGACCACGACGATCGTCCCGAAGCTCATCCAGGCCGGCGCTGGCCCGCAGGACGTCCCGACGTACTTCGTCGACGGCAACACGGCCAACTACGGTGAGGGCGACGCGGCGACGCTGCCCGACGGCACGCTGAAGGGCACGAAGGGCACGATCCCCGGTGCTGAGGCGACGTCCGACTTCAAGGAGCGGCTGGCCACGGTCAACCCCGACCTGAAGGACTACTCCTACTCGGCCGAGTCCTACGACGCCGTCATCACGTCGGCGCTGGCTGCCATCGTGGCCGACAGCGACGCCGGCGAGGCCATCGCCAAGGAGCTGCCGGGCGTCACCGAGGGCGGCGAGAAGTGCGACTCGTTCGAGAAGTGCGCCGCGCTGCTCAAGGACGACCCGAAGACCGACATCGACTACGACGGTGTCTCGGGTCCGATCGAGCTTGGCAAGACGGGCAGCCCGACGGCCGCCTCGATCGGCATCTACGAGTACGACGGCAAGAACAAGATCAGCCCGGTCAAGTACATCGCCGGCAACATCTGA
- a CDS encoding ANTAR domain-containing response regulator encodes MNDANQSSASPTAPRVVIAEDEALIRLDLAEMLAEEGYDVVGQAGDGEAAVALVMQLRPDLVVMDVKMPKLDGIAAAAQIAQERIAPVVMLTAFSQRDLVERARQSGAMAYLVKPFTKSDLVPAIEMARSRFAEIATLEREVGDLTEQLATRKVVERAKGLLQEALDITEPEAFRWIQRTAMDLRLTMLQVAQGVVDHGPTLGTSAD; translated from the coding sequence GTGAACGACGCGAACCAGTCATCGGCATCGCCGACAGCCCCACGCGTCGTGATCGCCGAGGACGAGGCCCTCATCCGGCTCGACCTCGCCGAGATGCTGGCCGAGGAGGGCTACGACGTCGTCGGCCAGGCCGGCGACGGAGAGGCCGCCGTCGCCCTCGTCATGCAGCTGCGCCCCGATCTCGTCGTGATGGACGTCAAGATGCCCAAGCTCGACGGCATCGCCGCGGCGGCCCAGATCGCGCAGGAGCGGATCGCGCCGGTCGTCATGCTGACGGCGTTCAGCCAGCGCGACCTGGTCGAGCGGGCGCGCCAGTCAGGGGCCATGGCCTACCTGGTCAAGCCGTTCACCAAGTCCGATCTCGTGCCCGCGATCGAGATGGCGCGTAGCCGGTTCGCCGAGATCGCGACCCTCGAGCGTGAGGTCGGTGACCTGACCGAGCAGCTCGCCACCCGCAAGGTGGTCGAACGGGCTAAGGGCCTGCTGCAGGAGGCTCTCGACATCACCGAGCCCGAGGCGTTCCGCTGGATCCAGCGCACCGCGATGGACCTGAGGCTCACGATGCTGCAGGTGGCACAGGGCGTCGTCGACCACGGTCCGACCCTCGGCACGTCGGCCGACTGA
- the pyk gene encoding pyruvate kinase, translated as MRRAKIVCTLGPAVGNAYKILKLAEAGMDVARLNMSHGDQSDHEQNYAWVREAAATTGKAIATLADLQGPKIRLGRFADGPVHLEAGATFTITIDDIQGDQHRCSTTYKGLPGDVTPGDEILIDDGRMRFRATEVTATDVTCLVETSGTISNNKGINLPGVMVSVPAMSEKDIDDLRFALHLGVDFIALSFVRSADDYDDVRKIMDEEGIVRPVIAKIEKPQAVENLDGIMDAFDGVMVARGDLGVELPLEDVPIVQKLIVEKARRNAKPVIVATQMLESMISAPRPTRAEASDVANAVLDGADAVMLSGETSVGEYPIHTVHTMARIVESTEDHGLPRMAAFTWKAKTKSGIICRAASDVAEAVDARYVVAFTTSGDSARRMTRYRSRVPVIAFTPDPLVRNQLALSWGIETFTVPEVKHTDDMVLQVDRALLEIERCTEGQQVVIVAGSPPGIPGSTNALRIHNMGDAINGVVPAYTDVQPD; from the coding sequence GTGAGAAGAGCCAAGATCGTCTGCACCCTGGGTCCCGCCGTCGGCAACGCCTACAAGATCCTCAAGCTGGCCGAGGCCGGCATGGACGTCGCGAGGCTCAACATGAGCCACGGCGACCAGTCCGACCACGAGCAGAACTACGCCTGGGTGCGGGAGGCTGCCGCGACGACGGGCAAGGCCATCGCGACCCTCGCCGACCTGCAGGGCCCCAAGATCCGTCTCGGCCGGTTCGCCGACGGCCCGGTCCACCTCGAGGCCGGCGCGACGTTCACCATCACGATCGACGACATCCAGGGCGACCAGCACCGCTGCTCGACGACCTACAAGGGCCTGCCCGGCGACGTCACCCCCGGCGACGAGATCCTGATCGACGACGGCCGCATGCGCTTCCGCGCCACCGAGGTCACCGCCACCGACGTCACGTGCCTGGTCGAGACCAGCGGCACGATCAGCAACAACAAGGGCATCAACCTGCCCGGCGTCATGGTCAGCGTCCCGGCCATGAGCGAGAAGGACATCGACGACCTGCGGTTCGCGCTGCACCTCGGCGTCGACTTCATCGCGCTGTCGTTCGTGCGGTCGGCCGACGACTACGACGACGTCCGCAAGATCATGGACGAGGAGGGCATCGTCCGCCCCGTCATCGCCAAGATCGAGAAGCCGCAGGCCGTCGAGAACCTCGACGGCATCATGGACGCCTTCGACGGCGTCATGGTCGCCCGCGGCGATCTCGGCGTCGAGCTGCCGCTCGAGGACGTCCCGATCGTCCAGAAGCTCATCGTCGAGAAGGCGCGCCGCAACGCCAAGCCCGTCATCGTGGCCACGCAGATGCTCGAGTCAATGATCTCCGCACCGCGTCCGACCCGCGCCGAGGCCTCCGACGTCGCCAACGCCGTGCTCGACGGTGCCGACGCCGTGATGCTGTCGGGCGAGACGAGCGTGGGGGAGTACCCGATCCACACGGTCCACACGATGGCCCGCATCGTGGAGTCGACCGAGGACCACGGCCTGCCCCGCATGGCCGCGTTCACCTGGAAGGCCAAGACCAAGAGCGGCATCATCTGCCGCGCGGCCTCCGACGTCGCCGAGGCGGTCGACGCCCGCTACGTCGTCGCCTTCACGACCAGCGGCGACTCCGCCCGCCGCATGACGCGCTACCGCTCGCGCGTCCCGGTCATCGCGTTCACGCCCGATCCGCTGGTGCGCAACCAGCTCGCGCTGAGCTGGGGCATCGAGACGTTCACGGTGCCCGAGGTCAAGCACACCGACGACATGGTGCTCCAAGTCGACCGCGCGCTGCTCGAGATCGAGCGCTGCACCGAGGGCCAGCAGGTCGTCATCGTGGCCGGGAGCCCCCCGGGCATCCCCGGCTCGACCAATGCCCTGCGCATCCACAACATGGGCGATGCCATCAACGGTGTCGTCCCCGCCTACACCGACGTGCAGCCCGACTGA
- a CDS encoding glutamate synthase subunit beta yields MADPRGFINTPRQVAERRPVEERVNDWNEVYPGGPGRALLPIITEQAGRCMDCGIPFCHNGCPLGNLIPEWNDLVWRDDWDEALDRLHATNNFPEFTGRLCPAPCETACVVGINRDAVTIKNVEVSIIDKAWDDRRVRPEPPEWLTGKTVAVVGSGPAGLAAAQQLTRAGHTVAVYERDDQPGGLLRYGIPEFKMEKKQVERRIEQMEREGTVFRTGVQIGDTLTGSQLRDRYDAVVLAIGSTVRRDLPVPGREFSGIHQAMEFLPQANRVALGEPATTDGSDQIVATGKDVVIIGGGDTGADCLGTSVRQGARSITQLEIMPNPGTDRPGHQPWPTYPMTYRVSSAHEEAGDRVYSVSTKEFIGDDDGHVSALRLVEVEFVDGKLTEVPGTEKDLPAQLVLFAMGFTGPQTEGLVDQLGVELDERGNIARDKKYMSSVDGVFVAGDAGRGQSLIVWAIAEGRSAAAGVDAYLSGSTTLPAPIPPTARPLTV; encoded by the coding sequence GTGGCTGATCCCAGAGGTTTCATCAACACGCCCCGCCAGGTCGCCGAGCGGCGTCCCGTCGAGGAGCGCGTCAACGACTGGAACGAGGTCTACCCCGGTGGACCCGGCCGGGCGCTGCTGCCGATCATCACCGAGCAGGCCGGACGCTGCATGGACTGCGGCATCCCGTTCTGCCACAACGGCTGCCCGTTGGGCAACCTGATCCCGGAGTGGAACGACCTGGTGTGGCGCGACGACTGGGACGAGGCGCTCGACCGTCTGCACGCGACCAACAACTTCCCGGAGTTCACGGGTCGTCTGTGCCCCGCCCCGTGCGAGACGGCCTGCGTCGTCGGCATCAACCGCGACGCCGTGACGATCAAGAACGTCGAGGTGTCGATCATCGACAAGGCGTGGGACGACCGACGTGTCCGTCCCGAGCCGCCCGAGTGGCTGACCGGCAAGACCGTCGCGGTCGTCGGCTCCGGGCCGGCAGGCCTGGCCGCCGCGCAGCAGCTGACGCGTGCGGGTCACACCGTCGCGGTCTACGAGCGCGACGACCAGCCCGGCGGACTGCTGCGCTACGGCATCCCCGAGTTCAAGATGGAGAAGAAGCAGGTCGAGCGACGCATCGAGCAGATGGAGCGCGAGGGCACGGTGTTCCGCACCGGCGTCCAGATCGGCGACACGCTGACCGGTTCGCAGCTGCGCGACCGCTACGACGCGGTGGTGCTGGCCATCGGCTCGACGGTGCGCCGTGACCTGCCGGTGCCGGGACGCGAGTTCTCCGGCATCCACCAGGCGATGGAGTTCCTGCCGCAGGCCAACCGGGTCGCGCTGGGGGAGCCGGCCACGACCGACGGCTCCGACCAGATCGTCGCGACCGGCAAGGACGTCGTCATCATCGGTGGCGGCGACACGGGTGCCGACTGCCTCGGCACGTCGGTGCGCCAGGGCGCCCGCTCGATCACGCAGCTGGAGATCATGCCCAACCCGGGCACGGATCGTCCCGGGCACCAGCCGTGGCCGACCTACCCCATGACGTACCGCGTCTCGTCGGCGCACGAGGAGGCCGGCGACCGCGTGTACTCGGTGTCGACCAAGGAGTTCATCGGCGACGACGACGGACACGTCAGTGCCCTGCGCCTCGTCGAGGTCGAGTTCGTCGACGGCAAGCTGACCGAGGTGCCCGGCACCGAGAAGGACCTGCCGGCGCAGCTCGTGCTGTTCGCGATGGGCTTCACGGGTCCGCAGACCGAGGGCCTGGTCGACCAGCTCGGCGTCGAGCTCGACGAGCGGGGCAACATCGCCCGCGACAAGAAGTACATGTCGAGCGTCGACGGGGTCTTCGTCGCGGGCGACGCGGGACGTGGCCAGTCGCTGATCGTCTGGGCGATCGCCGAGGGACGCTCCGCGGCGGCCGGCGTCGACGCGTACCTGTCGGGCTCCACGACGCTGCCGGCGCCCATCCCGCCGACGGCACGCCCGCTGACCGTCTGA
- the gltB gene encoding glutamate synthase large subunit — translation MPFSTAPSAQGLYDPANEHDACGVAFVATLTGVASNDIVVKGLTALRNLDHRGAVGGEPDTGDGAGILIQIPDAFLRGVADFELPEVGAYACGMAFLPIDPDAAVEARTSIEAMATEEGLEVLGWRDVPVNPEILGSMSRGAMPSFALMYVTARHEGRPRTGIELDRVAFALRKRAEHELEVYFPSLSSRTLVYKGMLTTEQLEGFFPDLSDERMESALAIVHSRFSTNTFPSWPLAHPFRFVAHNGEINTARGNRNWMRAREALLESDLIPGDMQRLFPICDPHGSDTASFDEVLELLHLGGRTLPHAVMMMIPEAWENNGDMDPARRAFYEFHSSVMEPWDGPAAVCFTDGTQIGAVLDRNGLRPGRYWVTDDGLVVLASESGVLDIDPQTIIRKGRVEPGKMFLLDLDEHRIVEDHEIKNTLASEQPYDEWLYSGLVRFEDLPDLEHIVHTHASVTRRQQVFGYTEEELRILIAPIARSGAEAIGSMGTDTPIAALSDRPRQLFDYFSQLFAQVTTPPLDAIREEVVTSLAGTIGPERNLLAPSPASCRMLQLPFPVLDSDELAKIRHMNKDGDMPGFSVHVVRGLYEVDGGGDALRAKLDAICAEVSQAIADGARIIVLSDRHSNADLAPIPSLLLTGAVHHHMVREKLRTQAGLIVEAGDVREVHHVALLIGYGATAVNPYLVLESAEDLAREKIFVEGVKPAQALRNVRYGLGKGVLKVMSKIGVSTVASYTGAQIFEAVGLSHEVVDAYFTGTSSKLGGVGLDVLAAEVRSRHERAYPTRGIAGPRRHLEVGGEYQWRREGPEHLFDPETVFRLQHSTRTGSYEIFKQYTSRIDDQSERLMTLRGLFGLKGTNGTEGLRPAISIDEVEPVSEIVKRFSTGAMSYGSISQEAHETLAIAMNRLGGKSNTGEGGEDPERLYDPERRSSIKQVASGRFGVTSEYLTNADDIQIKMAQGAKPGEGGQLPGPKVYPWVAKTRHSTPGVGLISPPPHHDIYSIEDLKQLIHDLKNANPSARVHVKLVSEVGVGTVAAGVSKAKADVVLISGHDGGTGASPLTSLKHAGGPWELGLAETQQTLLLNGLRDRIVVQADGQLKTGRDVIIAALLGAEEFGFATAPLVVSGCIMMRVCHLDTCPVGVATQNKTLREKYSGKAEYVVNFFTYIAEEVREYLASLGFRSIEEAVGHAEVIDIAKAVDHWKADGLDLSPILHVPELPEGASLHNTTTQDHSLDKALDNELIELSADALERGEPVRAQLPIRNVNRTVGTMLGHELTKRYRGEGLPENTIDLTFTGSAGQSFGAFIPKGITLRLEGDGNDYVGKGLSGGRIVVRPPRDAQFTAEAQIVAGNVIGFGATTGQIFLRGRVGERFCVRNSGASAVVEGVGDHALEYMTGGKVVILGPTGRNVAAGMSGGSAYILDLDETLVNKDMVELRPVPEATADELQALVRQHMEETGSAVAEQLLAHWEQSLARFTEIMPVNYRLVLEARDAAEAEGLSEEDTTARMMEVAARG, via the coding sequence ATGCCGTTCTCGACGGCACCTTCTGCCCAGGGCCTGTACGACCCGGCCAACGAGCACGACGCCTGCGGTGTCGCCTTCGTGGCGACCCTCACGGGAGTGGCCAGCAACGACATCGTCGTCAAGGGCCTCACGGCCCTGCGCAACCTCGACCACCGCGGTGCCGTCGGCGGCGAGCCCGACACGGGCGACGGCGCGGGCATCCTGATCCAGATCCCCGACGCGTTCCTGCGCGGTGTGGCCGACTTCGAGCTGCCCGAGGTCGGCGCGTATGCATGCGGCATGGCGTTCCTGCCGATCGATCCCGACGCGGCCGTCGAGGCCCGCACCTCGATCGAGGCGATGGCGACCGAGGAGGGCCTCGAGGTCCTCGGCTGGCGCGACGTCCCGGTCAACCCCGAGATCCTCGGATCGATGTCGCGAGGCGCGATGCCGTCGTTCGCCCTGATGTACGTCACGGCACGTCACGAGGGACGGCCGCGCACGGGCATCGAGCTCGACCGGGTCGCGTTCGCGCTGCGCAAGCGAGCCGAGCACGAGCTCGAGGTCTACTTCCCGTCGCTGTCGAGCCGCACCCTGGTCTACAAGGGCATGCTGACGACCGAGCAGCTCGAGGGCTTCTTCCCCGACCTGAGCGACGAGCGGATGGAGTCGGCGCTCGCGATCGTCCACAGCCGCTTCTCGACCAACACGTTCCCGAGCTGGCCGCTGGCGCACCCCTTCCGGTTCGTGGCGCACAACGGCGAGATCAACACCGCGCGCGGCAACCGCAACTGGATGCGCGCCCGCGAGGCGCTGCTCGAGAGCGATCTCATCCCGGGCGACATGCAGCGGCTGTTCCCGATCTGCGACCCCCACGGCAGCGACACGGCCTCGTTCGACGAGGTGCTCGAGCTGCTGCACCTCGGCGGTCGCACGCTGCCGCACGCCGTCATGATGATGATCCCCGAGGCGTGGGAGAACAACGGCGACATGGACCCGGCCCGCCGGGCGTTCTACGAGTTCCACTCATCGGTCATGGAGCCGTGGGACGGGCCCGCTGCGGTCTGCTTCACCGACGGCACCCAGATCGGTGCGGTCCTCGACCGCAACGGCCTGCGTCCCGGCCGCTACTGGGTCACCGACGACGGCCTCGTCGTGCTGGCGTCGGAGTCGGGCGTGCTCGACATCGACCCGCAGACGATCATCCGCAAGGGACGGGTCGAGCCCGGCAAGATGTTCCTGCTCGACCTCGACGAGCACCGCATCGTCGAGGACCACGAGATCAAGAACACCCTCGCCTCCGAGCAGCCCTACGACGAGTGGCTCTACTCCGGTCTCGTGCGCTTCGAGGACCTGCCCGACCTCGAGCACATCGTCCACACCCACGCGTCGGTGACGCGTCGCCAGCAGGTCTTCGGCTACACCGAGGAGGAGCTGCGCATCCTGATCGCGCCCATCGCGCGGTCGGGCGCCGAGGCGATCGGCTCGATGGGCACCGACACCCCCATCGCGGCGCTGTCGGACCGTCCCCGTCAGCTGTTCGACTACTTCTCGCAGCTGTTCGCGCAGGTCACCACCCCGCCGCTCGACGCGATCCGCGAGGAGGTCGTCACGTCGCTGGCCGGCACGATCGGACCCGAGCGCAACCTGCTCGCGCCCAGCCCCGCGTCGTGCCGCATGCTCCAGCTGCCGTTCCCCGTGCTCGACAGCGACGAGCTCGCCAAGATCCGGCACATGAACAAGGACGGCGACATGCCGGGCTTCTCGGTGCACGTCGTCCGCGGCCTCTACGAGGTCGACGGCGGCGGGGACGCGCTGCGCGCCAAGCTCGACGCGATCTGCGCCGAGGTGTCGCAGGCCATCGCCGACGGTGCCCGCATCATCGTGCTGTCGGACCGGCACTCCAACGCCGACCTGGCACCGATCCCGTCGCTGCTGCTGACGGGTGCCGTGCACCACCACATGGTGCGCGAGAAGCTGCGCACCCAGGCCGGTCTGATCGTCGAGGCCGGCGACGTCCGCGAGGTGCACCACGTCGCCCTGCTGATCGGCTACGGCGCGACTGCCGTCAACCCGTACCTCGTGCTGGAGTCGGCCGAGGACCTCGCCCGCGAGAAGATCTTCGTCGAGGGCGTCAAGCCCGCCCAGGCGCTGCGCAACGTCCGCTACGGGCTCGGCAAGGGCGTCCTGAAGGTCATGAGCAAGATCGGCGTCTCGACCGTCGCGTCCTACACCGGCGCGCAGATCTTCGAGGCGGTCGGGTTGTCGCACGAGGTCGTCGACGCCTACTTCACCGGCACGTCGTCGAAGCTCGGTGGCGTCGGCCTCGACGTGCTGGCCGCGGAGGTGCGGTCGCGCCACGAGCGGGCCTACCCGACCCGTGGCATCGCCGGACCGCGTCGCCACCTCGAGGTCGGCGGCGAGTACCAGTGGCGCCGCGAGGGCCCGGAGCACCTGTTCGACCCCGAGACGGTCTTCCGCCTGCAGCACTCCACCCGCACGGGCTCGTACGAGATCTTCAAGCAGTACACGTCGCGCATCGACGACCAGTCCGAGCGGCTCATGACCCTGCGTGGCCTGTTCGGCCTCAAGGGCACGAACGGCACCGAGGGGCTGCGTCCGGCCATCTCGATCGACGAGGTCGAGCCGGTCTCGGAGATCGTCAAGCGCTTCAGCACCGGTGCGATGTCGTACGGCTCGATCAGCCAGGAGGCGCACGAGACCCTCGCGATCGCGATGAACCGCCTCGGCGGCAAGTCCAACACCGGCGAGGGCGGCGAGGATCCCGAGCGGCTGTACGACCCCGAGCGTCGCTCGTCGATCAAGCAGGTCGCGTCGGGACGCTTCGGCGTGACGTCGGAGTACCTGACCAACGCCGACGACATCCAGATCAAGATGGCGCAGGGTGCCAAGCCCGGTGAGGGTGGCCAGCTGCCCGGCCCCAAGGTCTACCCGTGGGTGGCCAAGACGCGTCACTCGACGCCTGGCGTCGGCCTCATCTCGCCGCCGCCGCACCACGACATCTACTCGATCGAGGACCTCAAGCAGCTGATCCACGACCTGAAGAACGCCAACCCGTCCGCGCGCGTGCACGTCAAGCTCGTGTCCGAGGTCGGCGTCGGCACGGTCGCGGCAGGCGTGTCGAAGGCCAAGGCCGATGTCGTCCTGATCTCCGGTCACGACGGCGGCACGGGCGCGTCGCCCCTGACGTCGCTCAAGCACGCGGGTGGTCCGTGGGAGCTCGGCCTGGCCGAGACGCAGCAGACGCTGCTGCTCAACGGCCTGCGCGACCGCATCGTGGTGCAGGCCGACGGTCAGCTCAAGACCGGCCGCGACGTCATCATCGCGGCGCTGCTGGGTGCCGAGGAGTTCGGCTTCGCGACGGCCCCGCTGGTCGTCAGCGGCTGCATCATGATGCGCGTGTGCCACCTCGACACGTGCCCCGTGGGCGTCGCGACGCAGAACAAGACGCTGCGCGAGAAGTACTCCGGCAAGGCCGAGTACGTCGTCAACTTCTTCACCTACATCGCCGAGGAGGTCCGCGAGTACCTCGCGAGCCTGGGCTTCCGGTCGATCGAGGAGGCCGTCGGTCACGCCGAGGTCATCGACATCGCCAAGGCCGTCGACCACTGGAAGGCCGACGGGCTCGACCTGTCGCCCATCCTGCACGTGCCCGAGCTGCCCGAGGGGGCGTCGCTGCACAACACGACGACCCAGGACCACAGCCTCGACAAGGCGCTCGACAACGAGCTCATCGAGCTCAGCGCCGATGCGCTCGAGCGGGGCGAGCCGGTGCGTGCCCAGCTGCCGATCCGCAACGTCAACCGCACCGTCGGCACGATGCTGGGTCACGAGCTGACCAAGCGCTACCGCGGCGAGGGCCTGCCCGAGAACACGATCGACCTGACGTTCACGGGCTCGGCCGGTCAGTCGTTCGGGGCCTTCATCCCGAAGGGCATCACCCTGCGGCTCGAGGGCGACGGCAACGACTACGTCGGCAAGGGGCTGTCGGGCGGACGCATCGTCGTCCGGCCGCCGCGGGACGCCCAGTTCACCGCCGAGGCGCAGATCGTCGCCGGCAACGTCATCGGCTTCGGCGCGACCACCGGGCAAATCTTCCTGCGCGGACGCGTCGGCGAGCGCTTCTGCGTCCGCAACTCCGGTGCCAGCGCCGTCGTCGAGGGCGTGGGAGACCACGCGCTCGAGTACATGACCGGCGGCAAGGTCGTGATCCTCGGCCCGACCGGACGCAACGTCGCGGCCGGCATGAGCGGCGGATCGGCGTACATCCTCGACCTCGACGAGACCTTGGTCAACAAGGACATGGTCGAGCTGAGGCCGGTCCCCGAGGCGACCGCCGACGAGCTGCAGGCGCTGGTCCGTCAACACATGGAGGAGACCGGCTCCGCCGTGGCCGAGCAGCTGCTCGCCCACTGGGAGCAGTCGCTGGCCCGTTTCACCGAGATCATGCCGGTCAACTACCGGCTGGTGCTCGAGGCGCGCGACGCCGCAGAGGCCGAAGGCCTGTCCGAAGAAGACACCACAGCACGCATGATGGAGGTGGCCGCACGTGGCTGA
- a CDS encoding universal stress protein, protein MIKTILVGVDGSASSRKAATVAAELAASTGATLHVLTAVDPRSQGGQSEPGRPLGDARLLTPGEAAEAIAAEIAGSLDSVVPHIESSPIQGKPADALVAEATRLGADLIVVGNRRVQGLGRLLGSVAADVAQHAPCDVYIVKTV, encoded by the coding sequence ATGATCAAGACCATCCTCGTCGGGGTCGACGGCAGCGCCAGCTCGCGCAAGGCCGCGACCGTCGCAGCCGAGCTGGCCGCCAGCACAGGTGCGACCCTGCACGTCCTCACCGCCGTCGACCCGCGCAGCCAGGGCGGTCAGAGCGAGCCGGGCCGCCCGCTCGGCGACGCCCGCCTCCTGACGCCGGGCGAGGCCGCCGAGGCGATCGCTGCCGAGATCGCCGGCTCGCTCGACTCCGTCGTGCCGCACATCGAGAGCAGCCCCATCCAGGGCAAGCCGGCCGACGCGCTCGTCGCGGAGGCCACGCGCCTGGGAGCCGACCTGATCGTGGTCGGCAACCGCCGGGTGCAGGGCCTCGGACGGCTGCTCGGCAGCGTCGCCGCCGACGTCGCCCAGCACGCGCCGTGCGACGTCTACATCGTCAAGACCGTCTGA
- a CDS encoding universal stress protein produces MFQTILVGVDGSDTSRKAAQVAAELAAATGARLHIMTAIDEKVRENLGEDRYVGDVRLQTTPGDQAEAIARDVAGSLKGIVADIQTSPARGKPADAIVTVAQDIRADLIVVGNRRVQGIGRILGSVATDIAHHAPCDVYIVKTV; encoded by the coding sequence ATGTTCCAGACCATCCTGGTCGGCGTAGACGGCAGTGACACCTCGCGCAAGGCGGCGCAGGTAGCTGCCGAGCTGGCGGCCGCGACCGGCGCGAGGCTCCACATCATGACGGCCATCGACGAGAAGGTGCGCGAGAACCTCGGCGAGGACCGCTACGTCGGCGACGTGCGGCTGCAGACGACGCCGGGCGACCAGGCCGAGGCCATCGCCCGCGACGTGGCCGGCTCCCTGAAGGGGATCGTCGCCGACATCCAGACGAGTCCGGCTCGCGGCAAGCCGGCCGACGCCATCGTGACGGTGGCCCAGGACATCCGTGCCGACCTGATCGTGGTCGGCAACCGGCGGGTGCAGGGCATCGGACGCATCCTCGGCAGCGTCGCGACCGACATCGCGCACCACGCGCCGTGCGACGTCTACATCGTCAAGACCGTCTGA